The Oncorhynchus mykiss isolate Arlee chromosome 27, USDA_OmykA_1.1, whole genome shotgun sequence sequence cctctctctccctctctctccctctctctccctccctctctctccctctctctccctctctctccctctctctccctctctctccctctctctccctctctctccctctctctccctctctctccctctcctacagcGGTGGTGCAGGTGGACGGACACCCTGTGAGACTACAGCTCTGTGACACTGCTGGACAGGTGAGAACAACAGCCGCACATCGACATGCAGCAGAGCAACCCTCCACATACTACATGCAGTGCTTCCATATAGTATGCTTCGCCAGTTGGTGCTGCGTCCACCGTTCTCTGTCACATGCATGTATGCCCAGAGGAGAAAGGATGCCGAGCCCCACTGAACTCCCCCGACGGCCGTTCTCCTTCTTCTGCTTGGTTCTCATACATGTCATGTGATTTTAGTGCCAGAGACCGTGTTTGGCTTTCGTCCACCACTCTTGCATGCCGTCTTTGCTGGCGGGTATTGCTCAGGGCAGAATTCTGGGGGCACCGTCTTATTTCCCAGGCTTTCCCACAACTCTGTGGCAGCTGTGGGGCCCGCTGGTGTCTCCTGGGAATGTCtctctaacaccccccccccccccccccccccccccccccccctagagagAGGTGAATTCCTGGGCTCTGCTGCAACCAGGCAAATCCATTGGCATAACGTTTGGAGATGGGGGTTGAGAGGAGAGATTTTGGGGAATGGTGAGAGGCGATAGAACGCTGTGAACTCATTAGAGCAGATCTGGGATGAAGCCGCGTTGTGTGGCAACCActaagagggagggagacgatGCAATCGCAGCAGGTAGCTGTTAAtgcatgttttaaaaaaaaaaatattgttctctctccctctcttcgccTCGCCCCTCTCTCTGTAGTTGGGCAGGCATAGGCAGGCACGGTTGGTGTAACTGAGAGTTGTGCCCCTGAGCTCTGAGCATCATGCCAGGCCTTTTTAACATGGTTAGATTGTTCTAGAAAGGGAACAGGTTGTGAAAGCCCTGGTGTTTTCTCTCTGGGCATGGGTGGTGTCGTAATCTCATTCTATGGCTACAACCCAGAGAGgatagtttagtttagtttactggGATCCCCATttgctactgcacatgcagcagctactctttctggggccCACATAAAGCTtacaaatacatgacaaagtacCAAACTGTAATAGATAAGAACAACATAAGATATTATAtgacattcaaaatgtataattattaatacaagtttggacacctactcattccagggtttttctttatttttgactattttctacattgtagaataatagtgaagatgtcaaaactgtgaaataacatgtatggaatcatgaagtaaccaatagtgttaaacaaatccaaatacttttgagattcttcaaagtagccaccctttgccttgatgacagctttgcacactcttggtattctctcaaccagcttcatgaggtagtcacctggaatgcatttcacaggtgtggaatttatttccttcgtgacgcgtttgagccaatcagttgtgttgtaagggtggtatacagaagatagccctatttggtaaaagaccaattccatattatggcaagaacagctcaaataagcaaagagaaatgacagtccatcattactttaagacatgaaggcctTTGGTCTGATAATTTGTTtaacatgattccgtatgtgttatttcatagttttcatttCATGTCTTCATCAGTGCCTAAGAAGACTTGACTGTGTTTTGGTTGAGTGTAGAGTTCACAACCATTGGAACGAACACAAGGCCCAAACACTTCACAGCGTCACTGTAGTGATCTACACACTGTTGTCTTAGGGCTGCACGGATCTGCCCACTTTGCACACAACTTCTAAATCCCCCACTCTCCCAGTCAGAGACCTAGGGGGAAAAACAAGCAGATAAAGTCAACAAACACCTACTGTACATGTATATACTTTCATAACAGGAGAACAGATACCACACCCTGAGAAAGCCTGAGATAAACAATAGCAACGTAGCTATGTTTGGTCATTCTCACGAAAAAAACATCAAGTGTCATTTTTTACGAAATGCCAACTTGAATCACTGAGATTAGGATCTGTACTTGTTTATTTCATAATTATTGTGTTTTTTGATCAGATATTATGCATTTTACCCATGTTTTCACAAAAAAGTTCAAAAAAGTAATAAATAAATCTATATTTCTTATCTTTTTTTAACATTGCTCCCCTAATGAAAATACTTGCGTTAAACATAACACTGAAAAACATTATACAGTATGTCTAAAGAAATTATAcaattattataaaaaaatataaatttgaGCTCTTAACCGTTTCTTTAATGAGAAGGCCAAGCGGGGTAAAGGGGGTGTTTGTAAACTTCAACTTGTATACCATTTTTATGATTTATTGACAAACTACAGCAACATATATTGTGTTTTATTCAAATAATGTTTTTCTAAATAATGTTTTAAATGATCCAAATTTTAATCTGGATGCATTTCGGTAATGTGAATTTGGGGTGAAAATATctaatgtatttaaaataagaCACTTTCCCCAAAACAAAACatcttagtcctcagaatgattCTTGCAGATGCCTCATGGTTTTGTAACTCAATTTGCTACAGACATTTTAAAACTGGATTCATGAGAATTACCCTGTTAATTAAACAGTCACTCCCCGCTCAGAAAGATGGATGCGTTTTGTATGTAAGCCAATATCTCTGCGCCATCACCTCAGTTTGCAAACACTTAAGGCGAACGTATGATGTGGAAAGGAAAAGTATGTAAAAAAAAGACTTCCACTCAGAGGCTCCTGAATAGAAAAGAAAGTACCTTTCCATGTCAGGCTTCTGAAagtggataaagagagaggggtttgTGTCAAGTTTCTGCCAGCCTTAATCTGTGTACTCAAGGATGTGGGAGGCCCTTGTTATCCAATGTTCTGTGGCTCCTCAATGTTAATTTGGGAAATCAGTGTGATATAAAAGAGGCTGGGCTTTACTGCTCAACATAAACAGACTTTTCTCACACAGTTTGTTATGGAGAGATTATCACCACCATTTATTTTCAACTGACATTCTGCCTGCTTGGTTTGCATTGACCTATAAAGCGATTACTGCAATGTGTTGGTTTGAAACTGGTTTGTTTATGTGTGAACCTTGACGTGAAATGCATCACACACTAGAGTTGGTAAATCTCAACTAACTAGGGATTAGGTGCTTTGGAAAGTGTCTGTAAGACCTTGATGGATTTTATATAACATAATCTGTGCTTGGCAAAACCTAAAGACTATTAATTTCAGGATCCAGCAGTTTTTATATAATATTTTAAGTCACTGCTGGTCTATCCACTCTCCCACTCCATCGGTCTTCTTCAGGCTTCtataaacatacattttttggtgGGAAATATAGTTGCCTAAACAACTTCTCCCATCTGCTTTTTCCCCCTTCGACACTTGTTTGTCAATGTTTATGCCAAGTCAACTTTTTTCAAGATACTCAGTTCACCATTTGTTTGGGTTCACATATAATGGCACTGGCCCTGTGTTACTGCTGAATGTCAACCTCTCACTAACCCCCCCATGTcccttgtgtgtctctctccctcctctctcctcaggatGAATTCGATAAGCTCCGTCACTTCTGCTACTCGCGCACTGACACCCTCCTCCTCTGCTTCAGCGTGGTCAGCCCTGCCTCCTTCCAGAatgtctgggagaagtgggtccCAGAGATCCGCCGGCGCTGCCCGCTCGTGCCCATGCTGCTGGTGGGAACCCAGTGTGACCTGCGCGAGGACGTCAAGGTGCTGATCGAGCTGGCCCGCCGGAGGGAGAGGCCCGTGGCCGAGGTGGACGCCCGCGCCCTGGCGGACAAAGTGGACGCCGTGGCGTACGTGGAGTGCTCGGCGCTCACCCAGAAGAACCTGAAGGAGGTGTTTGACGCGGCCATCGCCGTGGGGATGAAGCACGCCGATAGGAGGGCGCGGCGGGAGAGGAAGGTGCGCAGCACGGCCGATAAGATGAAGACACTGTCCAAGTCGTGGTGGAAGAAGTACTTCTGTATTCCGTAGAGAGCAACGAGGATATTGACTCTGGGACTGGAAACGTGCTCGGACAAGCCTTTGTTGTTCATATGGATTGAAGGACTTCTGTCTTAGCTCCGCTCACATGACCCCACTTTGGTCGAGATTAGGGTGGCAAAATAccaggaactttcaataaattccctggttttcccgaCATCCCAGTTGGAGTATTCCCGAAATCAGAAGGGAATAAGCAGGGAATCGGGAGTCTTCCAactaggatttctggaaaaccagggaatttattaaAAAGTTcagggaattttgcaaccctagtcaaaAGGAATGACCAAGGACCCACGGCTTAGTAGAGTGAGAGGATGGACTGGGGACTCTGGGGGTGAGAGACACTGATTGATGGATTGCAAAGAGACTGAACGGACTGGGCTCCATCCACTCCGTGTCTGCTTGAGCTGGTCTGAACTCTTAACGTCTGAGCCGAGTGCTATCAGAGAAGATCAAGGAGTAAACCCATCAGCATGATTGTCAATATAATGGAGCAAAGAGCGAGTTGAACTCTGAGCAATAATGACTTCTATATAAACTAATGGCTGGGGAGGGGAAAAGACTGGGGTGGTCATGTACTTTTATACTCCCTCGCATGAATTGGCCAAATACGtctt is a genomic window containing:
- the rhoub gene encoding rho-related GTP-binding protein RhoU; amino-acid sequence: MSPPVSMDYNKTMAPPVPPHKHQTTRPGEAQERVLKCVLLGDGAVGKTSLVVSYTTNGYPTKYVPTAFDDFSAVVQVDGHPVRLQLCDTAGQDEFDKLRHFCYSRTDTLLLCFSVVSPASFQNVWEKWVPEIRRRCPLVPMLLVGTQCDLREDVKVLIELARRRERPVAEVDARALADKVDAVAYVECSALTQKNLKEVFDAAIAVGMKHADRRARRERKVRSTADKMKTLSKSWWKKYFCIP